Proteins from a single region of Pithys albifrons albifrons isolate INPA30051 chromosome 12, PitAlb_v1, whole genome shotgun sequence:
- the SLC7A6OS gene encoding probable RNA polymerase II nuclear localization protein SLC7A6OS isoform X2, with protein sequence MAGAAVLRVRRKRGGPEPAEALLLACKRRREEPVERSLFKLVATVCSKNEPVQKYVKDAITRDKAAQSLRPSVGSTQRIIQELRSSKQVKRKENRYHVVASHRPACAETATPVPGGEAPTDAGRSDSEAKEDASQEESDAVDKSSDCCGKFQLFDIVQEEEMVGGSSVTTANAQKTDPDAILCNAVEMIRERLNVSEDAKKHCGKEDEYVYDIYYKETPAPGWIENILSVQPYREEYEWVNDDPVPEEVYEDEDDENDENNWRNDYPEEDEFLPEEDGDGEKESEDSSSDEDRYYRRRTWDKYQQEVLQEFGYNEMEDLDSD encoded by the exons ATGGCGGGCGCGGCGGTGCTGCGGGTGCGGAGGAAGCGCGGCGGCCCCGAGCCGGCCGAGGCGCTGCTCCTCGCCTGCAAGCGGCGCCGCGAGGAGCCGGTGGAGAGGAGCCTCTTCAAGCTGGTGGCGACCGTGTGTTCCAAG AATGAACCAGTTCAGAAATATGTTAAAGATGCCATCACACGAGACAAAGCCGCACAAAGTCTGCGACCCTCTGTAGGAAGCACTCAGCGCATCATCCAGGAACTCCGTTCTTCCAAGCAAGTGAAACGGAAGGAGAACCGCTACCATGTAGTAGCCAGCCatcgccctgcctgtgctgaaaCAGCTACACCTGTCCCTGGTGGTGAGGCTCCCACTGATGCTGGCAGGTCAGACTCCGAAGCAAAGGAAGATGCTTCACAAGAGGAGAGTGATGCTGTTGATAAGAGTTCAGACTGCTGTGGGAAATTCCAGTTGTTTGATATTGTACAAGAAGAGGAGATGGTGGGAGGCTCCAGCGTAACCACTGCAAACGCACAG AAGACTGACCCAGATGCTATTCTTTGCAATGCAGTAGAGATGATCCGTGAGCGTTTAAATGTTTCTGAAGATGCTAAAAAACACTGTGGCAAAGAAGATGAGTATGTTTATGACATCTACTATAAGGAAACACCAGCCCCTGGTTGGATCGAAAATATCCTTTCTGTACAGCCCTATAGAGAAGAATACGAATGG GTAAATGATGACCCTGTTCCAGAGGAAGTATAcgaagatgaagatgatgaaaatgatgaaaataacTGGCGTAATGATTATCCTGAGGAAGATGAATTCTTGCCCGAGGAAGATGGTGATGGAGAAAAAG AGTCTGAAGACAGCTCCAGTGACGAGGATCGATATTACAGGAGAAGAACATGGGACAAATACCAACAGGAGGTTCTGCAGGAATTTGGATATAATGAGATGGAAGATTTGGACTCTGACTAA
- the SLC7A6OS gene encoding probable RNA polymerase II nuclear localization protein SLC7A6OS isoform X1 has translation MAGAAVLRVRRKRGGPEPAEALLLACKRRREEPVERSLFKLVATVCSKNEPVQKYVKDAITRDKAAQSLRPSVGSTQRIIQELRSSKQVKRKENRYHVVASHRPACAETATPVPGGEAPTDAGRSDSEAKEDASQEESDAVDKSSDCCGKFQLFDIVQEEEMVGGSSVTTANAQQKTDPDAILCNAVEMIRERLNVSEDAKKHCGKEDEYVYDIYYKETPAPGWIENILSVQPYREEYEWVNDDPVPEEVYEDEDDENDENNWRNDYPEEDEFLPEEDGDGEKESEDSSSDEDRYYRRRTWDKYQQEVLQEFGYNEMEDLDSD, from the exons ATGGCGGGCGCGGCGGTGCTGCGGGTGCGGAGGAAGCGCGGCGGCCCCGAGCCGGCCGAGGCGCTGCTCCTCGCCTGCAAGCGGCGCCGCGAGGAGCCGGTGGAGAGGAGCCTCTTCAAGCTGGTGGCGACCGTGTGTTCCAAG AATGAACCAGTTCAGAAATATGTTAAAGATGCCATCACACGAGACAAAGCCGCACAAAGTCTGCGACCCTCTGTAGGAAGCACTCAGCGCATCATCCAGGAACTCCGTTCTTCCAAGCAAGTGAAACGGAAGGAGAACCGCTACCATGTAGTAGCCAGCCatcgccctgcctgtgctgaaaCAGCTACACCTGTCCCTGGTGGTGAGGCTCCCACTGATGCTGGCAGGTCAGACTCCGAAGCAAAGGAAGATGCTTCACAAGAGGAGAGTGATGCTGTTGATAAGAGTTCAGACTGCTGTGGGAAATTCCAGTTGTTTGATATTGTACAAGAAGAGGAGATGGTGGGAGGCTCCAGCGTAACCACTGCAAACGCACAG caGAAGACTGACCCAGATGCTATTCTTTGCAATGCAGTAGAGATGATCCGTGAGCGTTTAAATGTTTCTGAAGATGCTAAAAAACACTGTGGCAAAGAAGATGAGTATGTTTATGACATCTACTATAAGGAAACACCAGCCCCTGGTTGGATCGAAAATATCCTTTCTGTACAGCCCTATAGAGAAGAATACGAATGG GTAAATGATGACCCTGTTCCAGAGGAAGTATAcgaagatgaagatgatgaaaatgatgaaaataacTGGCGTAATGATTATCCTGAGGAAGATGAATTCTTGCCCGAGGAAGATGGTGATGGAGAAAAAG AGTCTGAAGACAGCTCCAGTGACGAGGATCGATATTACAGGAGAAGAACATGGGACAAATACCAACAGGAGGTTCTGCAGGAATTTGGATATAATGAGATGGAAGATTTGGACTCTGACTAA
- the PRMT7 gene encoding protein arginine N-methyltransferase 7, translated as MKTFCGRANPTTGEMEWLEEGEDYDYHQEIARSRYADMLHDKDRNVKYYQGIRAAVSKVKERGEKAIVLDIGTGTGLLSMMAASAGADFCYAIEVFKPMAKAAVKIVEKNGFADKIKVISKHSTEVTVGPDGDMECRANILVTELFDTELIGEGALPTYEHAHKYLVQEGCEAVPHRATVYVQLVESKRMWSWNKLFPIHVEAEDGEKIIVPPPEMENCPGVPSVCDIQLNQMPSSDFTALSDVVTMFSVDFSKPVQSASTCYRVQLEPVQSGKAQIVLSWWDIDMDPSGMIQCTMAPYWVKPTAALQWRDHWMQCVYFLPNEEPVLQGEKVFLTACRDEYSVWYKLQKASEEENKADVGVESPVCRCYAHLLWNRPRFGELNDQNRTQQYIKALRKVVNTDTVCLCISDGSLLPVLVHSLGAKQVFAIENSGLSCSVMEKIFKANHLEDKIKVIEARPELLKASHFRDEKVSVLVGEPFFSTSLLPWHNLYFWYARTAVTSHLSSNVTVLPQAASLHMMIVEFQDLWRIRSPCGICEGFDVQTMDDMIKDSLNFRESKEAEPHPLWEYPCKSLSDPLEVLTFDFRQTVPQHCLSTEGSVNLLRKGRSHGAVLWMEYHLDADVSISTGLMEISNEKGNCDWNPHCKQAVYFFSSVIESETLSDPGAVTYAINFDTKTGEIAMDFKLL; from the exons ATGAAGACTTTTTGTGGGAGAGCTAATCCAACCACTGGTGAAATGGAGTGGTTAGAAGAGGGTGAGGACTATGACTACCACCAGGAGATTGCAAG GTCACGCTATGCAGATATGCTTCATGATAAAGACAGA AATGTGAAGTACTACCAAGGTATTCGTGCTGCAGTGAGCAAAGTGAAAGAAAGAGGTGAGAAGGCAATAGTTCTGGACATAGGGACTGGCACAGGACTCCTGTCTATGATGGCAGCCTCAGCTGGGGCAGATTTCTGCTATGCAATTGAG GTTTTCAAGCCCATGGCTAAGGCTGCTGTGAAGATAGTGGAGAAAAATGGTTTTGCTGACAAGATCAAGGTAATCAGCAAGCACTCCACTGAAGTCACAGTTGGCCCAG ATGGAGATATGGAATGTCGTGCAAACATCCTGGTAACAGAATTATTTGATACTGAGCTGATAGGAGAAGGAGCTTTACCAACTTATGAGCATGCACACAAATACCTTGTACAG GAGGGATGTGAAGCAGTGCCTCACAGGGCAACAGTGTATGTCCAGTTAGTGGAATCCAAAAGAATGTGGTCCTGGAACAAACTGTTTCCCATTCATGTTGAAGCAGAGGATGGTGAAAAAATTATTGTTCCCCCTCCAGAAATGGAGAACTGCCCAGGTGTTCCTTCTGTTTGTGATATCCAACTGAACCAGATGCCCTCAAGTGACTTTACTGCCCTTAGTGATGTGGTGACAATGTTCAG CGTGGATTTCAGTAAGCCAGTACAGAGTGCTTCTACCTGCTACAGAGTACAGCTGGAGCCTGTTCAGTCTGGCAAGGCACAGATTGTACTTTCCTGGTGGGATATTGACATGGACCCCTCTGGGATGATCCAGTGCACAATGGCTCCCTACTGGGTCAAACCCACTGCTGCTTTGCAG TGGAGAGATCACTGGATGCAGTGTGTGTATTTTCTTCCAAACGAGGAGCCAGTTCTCCAGGGGGAGAAGGTGTTCCTGACTGCCTGTCGTGACGAGTACTCTGTGTGGTATAAGCTGCAGAAAGCCAG CGAGGAGGAGAATAAAGCAGATGTTGGTGTTGAGAGTCCTGTTTGTAGGTGTTATGCTCACCTGCTTTGGAACAGACCACGCTTTGGGGAATTGAATGACCAGAATCGAACACAGCAATACATCAAAGCATTGAGGAAA gtTGTGAACACAGATACTGTTTGCCTTTGTATAAGTGATGGCAgtctgctgcctgtgctggttcACTCTCTTGGAGCAAAGCAG GTGTTTGCTATAGAAAACTCTGGTTTGTCTTGTTCTGTCATGGAAAAA atttttaaagcaaatcatCTTGAAGATAAAATTAAAGTAATAGAAGCACGTCCTGAGTTGCTGAAGGCTTCTCATTTCAGAGATGAAAAG GTTTCTGTTCTTGTAGGAGAGCCATTTTTCAGTACCAGTTTGCTGCCGTGGCATAATCTGTATTTCTGGTATGCCAGGACAGCTGTGACCAGTCACCTCAGCAGCAACGTCACTGTCCTGCCTCAGGCTGCTTCTTTGCACATGATGATTGTGGAGTTCCAG GACTTATGGAGAATCCGGAGTCCCTGTGGCATCTGTGAAGGTTTTGATGTCCAGACTATGGATGATATGATTAAA gATTCTCTGAACTTCAGGGAATCCAAGGAAGCAGAACCTCACCCGCTGTGGGAATATCCTTGCAAGTCACTCTCTGACCCCTTGGAAGTTTTGACATTTGACTTCAGACAGACTGTACCACAACACTGTCTCAGCACAGAGGGTTCTGTAAATCTCTTAAG GAAAGGAAGGAGCCATGGAGCAGTTCTGTGGATGGAATATCATCTTGATGCAGATGTCTCCATTAGTACAGGACTGATGgaaatttcaaatgaaaag GGAAACTGTGACTGGAATCCCCACTGCAAGCAAGCTGTGTATTTCTTCAGTTCTGTTATTGAATCAGAAACTCTGTCAGACCCTGGGGCTGTCACTTATGCTATAAATTTCGACACAAAAACAGGAGAGATTGCCATGGATTTTAAGCTGTTATGA